Within the Echinicola sp. 20G genome, the region GATACCAGTTTACTGGATTTTGAGGATCAAGTTTGCGAAATTACCCATCTGGCGCAGCAAAAAATAGCGGCAAATTAATATTATGATGCAAGTTACAATAGATAAAAATTCAGGATATTGCTTTGGAGTGGAGTTTGCCATTCAAATGGCAGAGGATGAGATGCAGGAAGCAGATCGCTTATATTGTCTTGGAGATATTGTCCATAATGACATGGAAGTAAAGCGGCTGAGTGAAAAGGGCTTGGTGGTGATAGACCGGGAGAACCTGAAGGACCTTAGGGACTGTAAGGTGCTGATCAGGGCACATGGTGAACCCCCTGAAACTTATAAGCTTGCCATCGAAAATAATATTGAGCTGATCGATGCTTCTTGTCCAGTGGTGCTGAAACTACAGCATCGTGTAAAAACTGCTTTTGATAAGATGGAAAAGCAGGATGGTCAAATTGTAATTTATGGTAAAAAGGGGCATGCTGAAGTGATCGGACTTACTGGCCAAACATTGGAAAAGGCTGTGGTGGTCATGGAGGATGAAGACTTGGAAAAAATAGATTTCTCAAAACCGGTCACACTTTTTAGCCAGACCACGAAGAGCACCAAAGGTTTTTATGCCCTAAAAGCTAAAATAGAAGAACGGATGGCCAAGGCCAATCAATCCTTGGAAGAGGTGGAATTTACCGCCAATGATTCAATCTGCAGACAGGTCTCTAACCGAGAACCTCAGTTGACCAGATTTGCCAATGAGAATGATGTAATTATTTTTGTTTCAGGTAAAAAGAGCTCAAATGGTAAGGCCTTGTACCAGGTTTGTAAAGCCGAAAATGAGCGAAGTTACTTTGTGGAAAATGAAAGTGAAATAGATACTGCATGGTTTGAGGCGAACGATAAAGTAGGGATATGCGGTGCCACTTCTACCCCTATGTGGCTAATGGAACAAGTAATGGCCTATATCAATTCTTTGGGGGAAGTGGTGAGCCAATAGTCCGTCCTCCAATAAATTTTAGTCAAGACAATATCCCACTCATAAATATTACTGGAATTATCTTCTAATAACTAATGTATTTTATTAGATTTGAGGCGTTTTTCAAAGGACCATATAGTTTCAAATAAAATATGTCAAAACTAGTTAAGCTTAAGAAGGGATTTGATATTAAGCTGGTGGGAAAGGCAGAAAAGCAAATGGAAGCTTTCAAGCCAGCACAGACCTTCGCGATTAAGCCTACAGATTTTGTAGGTATGCGGCGTCCAAAAGTTCTTGTAAAAGAGGGGGATACGGTAAAGTCCGGTACTCCGATCTTGTTTGATAAAAAACTGGATAAAGTACTTTACGCAGCTCCTGTTTCCGGGGAAATCGTTGAAATTAAAAGAGGTGAAAAGCGAAAGTTATTGGAAATCAGAATCATGGCAGACGCTGAAGTCAGCTATGAAACTTTCGACAAATTCTCTGAATCTGACATCAAATCTCTCTCCAAAGAGCAAGCCACTGAGCAAATCCTAAAAGGAGGCGCCTGGCCACAAATCATCCAAAGACCATTTGGTGTCGTAGCAAATCCTGAAGATGAGCCAAAAGCCATCTTTATCTCCGGGTTTGACTCTCATCCTCTAGCACCGGATTATGGTATGCTGTTAAAAGGACAAGAAAAGTTCTTTCAAGCAGGTATCACTGTTCTTAAAAAGCTTACATCAGGAACAGTTCACTTAAACTTGGACGCTGAATCTGAGGTGTTCCCTGTTTATGGTGGCATTCAAGGTGCGCAAGTGAACAAATTCTCTGGTCCACACCCTGCTGGTAATGTAGGCGTTCAGATTCACCATATTGACCCAATCAATAAAGGTGATTTGATTTGGACTGTTAATCCTTATGGGGTTGCCCAAATTGGAAAACTATTCCTTGAAGGAATCCTTGACGCATCTAAACTGGTTGCAATTACTGGTTCTGAAGTGAACAAGGCTGCTTACGTGAAAACTTATGTTGGAGCAAATGTTTCCACATTTGTTGATGGAAATCTTAAGTCTGATCATGTTAGGGTAATTTCTGGTAACGTGCTAACTGGTGAAAAAATCGCATCAGATGGCTATGTAGGATATTATCACCATCAGATTACTGTGATCCCTGAGGGAGATTATGAAGAATTCTTAGGATGGATCAAGCCTACCACCAGCAAGCTGAGTTTTAGTAAGGCTTTGGGGATTTTCTCATTCATGAACAAGGGAGAATTCAAAGTAGATACCAATGCACATGGTGAAGAAAGACCATTTGTAGTTTCAGGAGTATTTGAAAAAGTACTTCCTATGGATATTCTTCCTACCTTCCTTTTCAAGGCAATTATTTCGGAAGATTTTGATGAGATGGAAGAGCTCGGACTTTTTGAGATCATTGAAGAGGATGTTGCCTTGTGTGAGTTTGTAGATCCTTCTAAGAATGATTTGCAGGATATTGTGAGAAATGGGATTGAATTATTAATGTATAGTTAAAATATGAAGGCATTACAAAACTTATTTGATAAGCTAAAGCCGAATTTCGAAAAAGGGGGAAAGTGGGAGAAATTCTACACCCTTTACGAAGGACACCGGACAATTGCTTTTGCTCCTGATATCACTACTAAAGCAAAAGGTTCTCAGATTAAGGATGCAGTAGATTTAAAGAGAGTGATGATTACGGTAGTTATTGCCATGATCCCAGCTCTTCTTTTCGGGATATTTAATGTAGGCTTTCAGCATTTCCTTGCCATAGGCGAAGAAGCTACTTTAGTTGATAAGGTACTATTTGGTGCGATGGCAGTGTTGCCTACTTTGATTGTATCTTATGCAGTTGGTCTACTGACTGAATTTACTTTCTGTGTGATCAGAAATCACCCAATTAGTGAAGGATTCTTGGTTTCAGGGATGTTGATCGCTTTGGTTATGCCTCCTTATATACCTGTATGGCAGGTGGCACTAGCGACGATTTTTGCGGTAGTGATTGGTAAAGAGGTGTTTGGAGGAACAGGAATGAATGTTCTGAACGTAGCTTTGACGGCCAGGGCTTTCTTGTATTTTGCTTATCCAGCACAAATTTCAGGAGATAAAGTTTGGACTTACCTTGGAGATAAAGCTGCCGTTGATGGTTTCTCTGGAGCGACTGCTCTTTCTGTAGCTTTCCAAGCAGGACAAAATGGTGAAGCTGTCACTTCTGCTTTTGCGAATCATAATTCAGCAATAGGTGATAATTTGTTCAGTGTAGCCAATATGTTTTTAGGCTTGATTCCTGGTTCGATTGGTGAAACTTCTGTTTTGATGATACTTATCGGTGCCGCCATATTAGTAGGTACTGGGGTAGGAAGCTGGAAAATCATCGTTAGTGGTTTTGCAGGTACCTTTATCATGGGATTGATCATGAATGCCTTTGCAGTAAATGAATATATGGCTATGCCGGCTTACTATCACTTGCTTATGGGTGGTGTAGCATTCGGTATCGTATTTATGGCTACAGACCCAGTTTCGGCTGCGCAGACGGAAAGGGGAAAATGGGTATATGGTTTGTTGATCGGTTTCCTAACGGTAATCATCAGGGTAACCAACCCAGCTTATCCAGAGGGCATTATGTTGGCGGTTCTATTGATGAACGTCTTCGCTCCACTTATTGATTATTATGTTGTAAAAGCAAACAAGAAAAGGAGGTTACAACGTGCAACAGTCTAATACTTACATCATCACGTTTTCGGTAATCCTTACCGTCGTTTTAGGATTTTTACTTTCCGGAACTTCTCAGCTGCTAGGCCCTATTCAGAAGGAAGCCGTGGCATTGGATACGAAAAAGCAGATTTTAGGTGCCGTAATGGATGCAGAGAAAATTGCAGCCATGAAGCCAAATGAAATCAAAGAATATTATGAAAATACGATCTCTTCTAAGGTGGTTAACATCAAGGGAGAGGAAGTGACTGAACAGGAAGGTGCAGCTGTTACTGCTGAGACAGTAGATGTAGCTAAGAACTACAAGAAGCCTGCTGACGAGCGCCTTTATCCAGTTTATATTTATCATGAAGAAGGTAGTGAAGATAAGGTAGTTGCTTATATCCTTCCTCTTTATGGAGCTGGACTTTGGGATGCTATCTGGGGATATTTGGCTTTGAAAACAGACTTGAACACCATTGAAGGGGTTACTTTTGCACACGCTGGAGAAACACCTGGTTTGGGAGCAAGAATTACTACCGGTGATGTACAGGGTCGTTATGAAGGAAAGAAAATTTATGACGAGTCAGGCGAATTGGTAGCTGTGGAGATGCAAAAAGGTGAAGGCAAAGACTATTCTGGAGATGAGCATAAGGTTGATGGAATGTCTGGAGCTACCTTGACAGCAAAAGGAGTGAACAATATGTTTGTGAATTATTTGGGAGCTTACGAGTCTTACTTGGAAAAAGTAAAAGGCAACTCCTAATTAATACGCTAAGAAAATATTTTAGAACATCTCAATATTTATTGATATGAGCACAGAAACAGCAGAAAAAACAGAAGTTAAAAAGCCAGCAGAGGCGCTTCTGTCAAAGCGTAGAAAGAAATTGATATCTGACCCTTTGGTGGATGATAACCCAATTACCATACAGGTTTTGGGGATTTGTTCAGCCTTAGCGGTAACCACTCAGATGAAGCCAACCTTGGTAATGGCACTTTCCGTAATTTTCGTAATTGTGATGTCAAACTTGACCATCTCCATTATGAGAAATACCATTCCAACTAGGGTAAGGATCATTGTACAGCTAGCAGTTGTGGCAACCTTGGTGACCTTGGTAAACGAAATTTTGAAAGCTTTTGCTTACGATATGTACAAAGAGCTTTCTGTATTCGTAGGTTTGATCATTACCAACTGTATCGTAATGGGTAGATTGGAAGCCTTTGCGATGGGAAATAAACCATATGATTCAATTTTGGATGGTTTTGGTAGTGCATTAGGTTATTCTTGGATCATCCTGGCAGTGGCTTTCTTCCGTGAACTTTGGGGTTCAGGTACTGTATTTGGAATTCCAGTATTTGAAACCATCTCTTCGTGGTTTGGTGAAGATTTCTCATTGGCTACCAATGGTCTTATGGTAAGCCCGGTAGGAGCATTTATCATCCTTGGTCTTATCATCTGGGTACAGCGTACCAAGACTGGTTATGTAGAACATTAAAATATTGCTAAGAAATGGAATTATTTAGCTTAGGAATTCGGTCGATCTTTATCGACAATATGGTATTTGCTTATTTCTTGGGGATGTGCTCATTTTTGGCCGTTTCTAAGAAAGTAGATACAGCCCTTGGTCTTGGTGCAGCGGTTATCTTCGTTTTGACCATTACGGTGCCATTGAACTGGTTGTTGAATGAATTTGTCCTTAAGGAAGGCGCATTGTCGTTCTTGGGTGAGTCATTTGCTACTGTTGACCTTACTTTCTTGAGGTTTATCATGTTTATCGCCATTATTGCAGCGATGGTACAGTTGGTAGAGATGATTGTGGAGAAATTTGCTCCGGCATTATATGGTGCATTGGGTATTTTCTTGCCTTTGATCGCTGTAAACTGTGCGATCCTTGGTGGTTCTTTGTTCATGGCCCAAAGAGACTATACTTTGGCTGAAGCAACTGTTTATGGCTTTGGTTCAGGTATTGGTTGGATGTTGGCAATTATAGCATTGGCTGCTATCCGTGAAAAATTGAAGTACTCTAATGTGCCAAATGGATTGAAAGGATTGGGGATTACGATGTTGATTACTGGATTGATGGGCATTGCATTTATGTCTTTCATGGGTATAGATTTATAAATTTCCCAAAGAAATATATCAAAGCCCTGTCGTGAAAGACAGGGCTTTTTTTGTGCCTTTTCTCAAATCAGGCATTATTTTTATTACTTATATACTTGTATCAATTTATAGCATTATGTCATTTACATCTAAGCGGTTATTGAATTATTTCCTTAAAGGACTATTGTTTGTGGCCCCTCTGGCATTGACCATTTATATTATCTTTTTGATTATTCAGTTCTTGGATAACCTACTTCCTGTGCCTATTCCTGGTTTAGGAATTTTAATAGTTTTTGCGCTGATTACTTTTATTGGCTATTTGGCCAACATATTTATCACAAGACCGGTATTTGACTTGGTGGAGAAGTGGCTGTTCAAAATACCGTTGGTAAATATTCTTTACACCAGCATTAAGGATTTGATGTCAGCATTTGTTGGGGATAAGAAGAAGTTCAATACACCTGTAATTGTTAAGCTTTCGGAGAATATGAGCAGGCTGGGGTTTATTACACAGGATGACCTTTCGGTGATTGGAGAAGAGGCACTCGTAGCGATTTATTTTCCCCATTCTTATAATTTCAGTGGCAACTGTTTTTTAGTGCCTAAGGAGAATGTTCGAATCCTTAAAGGAGTCAATAGTACGGATGTTATGAAATTTATCGTATCTGGAGGGGTCTCAGAGTTGAATCCTCCAAAGATATAAATAACAAAAAAGGCGCCTGTTTGGGCGCCTTTTTGAGTATTGATATATGCTTAAATTAAATTTGAGCTTCTAATTTTTGAGAAAGTACTGCTTTTGGTACAGCACCAACTTGCTTGTCTACAACTTCACCATTCTTAAAGAACAAAAGGGTAGGGATACTTCTAATTCCGAATTTAGAAGCGACAGCTGGATTGGAATCAACGTCCACTTTACCTACAACTGCTTTACCATCATATTCACCAGCGATTTCTTCTACTACTGGTCCGATCATTTTACATGGTCCACACCATTCGGCCCAGAAATCCACTAGGATAGGTTGATCAGATTTGATGATCTCTTCAAAGTTAGCGTCTGTAATTTCAATTGCTTTTGCCATTGTATTGTATGTTTATAGTTATTCAATCTTTCAAATATAATACACTAAAGTATTTTAGGATTCTTTTAGTTCCTGATTGGTGAAAATATTTTATACAGATGGCCTATTTAGGTTTCTTTAAGTGATTTTTTTACAGGATTTTATAGACTACTTCTGGAATACTTTCCAACTCCTTGATCATTTCATGGGAAGGATCTATGGTGAATTTGGTTGACATCAGGTCTACTGCTATTTTCTCTTTCATGTCCGTCACATTGATGTACAGTTTGGCCTCTCCTTTATATTTGGTGGTAATGGCTTCTAGTTTTTCCATCAGGTCTAAGCTGAGGTCATCAAGGTTGATGTTGACACGAAGTCCTTTTACCATTTTACTTCGCACTTCGTTGAGTAGCATGATGTTTCCGACCTTGAATTCCATTTCGTCAGGATTCCATCTTTTGGACTGCACACTGCCTGTAATGTAAAGGAACCAGCCTGTCATAAAGTACTCTTTGTACTTGATGTAGTCATCCCCAAAGAAGAAGAAAGTATGTCCTCCATTGTAGTCTTCCACGGTTAATGTCCCAAAAGGATTTCCATTTTTGGTCGTTCGGTGAGCAAAGGAGGTGACCACACCAGCCGCTTTTACATTTTCTCCTTTTGCTTTGAGGCTTTCTGTATTGGCAAATTCAGCCAAAGGAGTGTTGGTAAATGACTCGAATTCCACCCTGAATTGATCCAATGGGTGACCAGAGATGTAAAGACCAACTACTTCTTTTTCAATATTGAGCTGTTGAAGCTGACTGAAGGGCTCTATCGAGGTAATGCTTGGCATAGGAACTTCCATTCCAGAACCACCTCCAAACAGCGAAACTTGGGAGCTTTCTGCTTCCTGTGCTTTTTTCTGTGCATATTTTACCGCTTTTTCGATCAAAGTAGCATCATTTTCAGGCGCCTCTAGGTATTGCCTTCTGTGATGTTCGGTAAAACAGTCAAAGCCACCAGCCATTGCCAGGGATTCCAAGGTCTTCTTATTGACAGCGCGTAAATTCACTCTTTGGGTAAAGTCGAAGATGTTTTTGTAATGGCCGTTTTCAAGCCGTTCTTCTATGATAGAGTGTACTGCTGCTCCACCGGCGCCTTTGATGGCGGCAAGACCAAACCTTACCTGGCCTTCAGGGTTTACCGTAAAACCTTCTTTGGATTCATTGACATCAGGGCCTAGTACTTCTATTCCCATCCGCTTACACTCTTCCATAAAGAAAGTAACCTGAGTAATATCATTCATGTTATTACTCAACACAGAAGCCATATACTCAGCCGGGTAATGTGCTTTGAGATAAGCAGTTTGGTATGCTACCCAGGCATAACAGGTGGAGTGGGATTTATTAAAGGCGTAGGAGGCAAAGGCTTCCCAGTCTTTCCAGATTTTCTCCAATTTGGACTTATCATGACCTTTTTCAGCTGCTTGGTTAACAAACTTGGGCTTCATTTTATCCAGAACATCCTTCAGCTTTTTACCCATAGCCTTTCGCAGAACATCGGCCTCACCCTTGGTAAATCCAGCAAGCTTTTGGGAAAGTAGCATCACTTGTTCCTGATAGACCGTAATACCATAAGTCTCCTTCAGGTATTCCTCCATATCATCCAAATCATAGGATATTGGTTCCAAGCCATGCTTACGCTTAATAAAGCTAGGAATGTATTCCAGTGGCCCGGGACGATAAAGGGCGTTCATAGCAATAAGGTCAGCAAAAACAGTGGGTTTCAGTTCTCGCATGTATTTCTGCATCCCAGCGGATTCATACTGGAATATACCGACGGTTTCACCCCTCTGGAAAAGCTCGTAAGTAGGCATATCATCAATCGGAAAATTCTCTGGATCCAAATCGATGTTATGTCTTTCCTTGACAATCTTCACGGCATCTTTGATCAGTGTCAAGGTTTTTAGCCCCAAGAAGTCCATCTTGAGTAGCCCGGCACTTTCTACCACGGAGTTGTCAAACTGCGTACAATACATGTCCGAGTCTTTAGCCAAAGCCACTGGGACGAAATTAGTAATGTCATCAGGGGTAATGATGACTCCACAAGCGTGGATACCCGTATTCCTTACAGACCCTTCCAGTATTTTTGCTTGGTTGATGGTCTTGGAAAGATCATCATTACCTTTAGAGATATTGATCAGCTCATAGGCTTTGTCGATGTTTTCTGAGTTGCCTTTCAGCTTATCAGAAAGCTTAGCTCGGTCACTGGCCAAACCAAAAAGGGCTTTTAGTTTGATGTCAGGAACCAGCTTAGCAAGCCTGTCTGCATCTGATAATGGAAGGTCTAAAGCCCTTGCGGTATCCCTAATGGCTGACTTGGCAGCCATGGTACCATAAGTAATGATTTGGGCTACTTGATTGGCACCATATTTTTTGATGACATAGTCGATTACCTTTCCACGTCCGTGATCATCAAAGTCAATATCAATATCGGGAAGGGAAACCCTGTCAGGATTAAGGAATCTCTCAAAAAGGAGATCGTACATAATGGGATCCACATTGGTAATCCCAATACAATAGGCAACGGCTGACCCTGCGGCTGATCCCCTTCCAGGCCCTACAGAAACACCCATCTCGCGGGCGGCAGTAGTAAAATCCTGTACAATAAGGAAGTA harbors:
- a CDS encoding 4-hydroxy-3-methylbut-2-enyl diphosphate reductase, which codes for MQVTIDKNSGYCFGVEFAIQMAEDEMQEADRLYCLGDIVHNDMEVKRLSEKGLVVIDRENLKDLRDCKVLIRAHGEPPETYKLAIENNIELIDASCPVVLKLQHRVKTAFDKMEKQDGQIVIYGKKGHAEVIGLTGQTLEKAVVVMEDEDLEKIDFSKPVTLFSQTTKSTKGFYALKAKIEERMAKANQSLEEVEFTANDSICRQVSNREPQLTRFANENDVIIFVSGKKSSNGKALYQVCKAENERSYFVENESEIDTAWFEANDKVGICGATSTPMWLMEQVMAYINSLGEVVSQ
- a CDS encoding Na(+)-translocating NADH-quinone reductase subunit A, whose protein sequence is MSKLVKLKKGFDIKLVGKAEKQMEAFKPAQTFAIKPTDFVGMRRPKVLVKEGDTVKSGTPILFDKKLDKVLYAAPVSGEIVEIKRGEKRKLLEIRIMADAEVSYETFDKFSESDIKSLSKEQATEQILKGGAWPQIIQRPFGVVANPEDEPKAIFISGFDSHPLAPDYGMLLKGQEKFFQAGITVLKKLTSGTVHLNLDAESEVFPVYGGIQGAQVNKFSGPHPAGNVGVQIHHIDPINKGDLIWTVNPYGVAQIGKLFLEGILDASKLVAITGSEVNKAAYVKTYVGANVSTFVDGNLKSDHVRVISGNVLTGEKIASDGYVGYYHHQITVIPEGDYEEFLGWIKPTTSKLSFSKALGIFSFMNKGEFKVDTNAHGEERPFVVSGVFEKVLPMDILPTFLFKAIISEDFDEMEELGLFEIIEEDVALCEFVDPSKNDLQDIVRNGIELLMYS
- a CDS encoding NADH:ubiquinone reductase (Na(+)-transporting) subunit B; translated protein: MKALQNLFDKLKPNFEKGGKWEKFYTLYEGHRTIAFAPDITTKAKGSQIKDAVDLKRVMITVVIAMIPALLFGIFNVGFQHFLAIGEEATLVDKVLFGAMAVLPTLIVSYAVGLLTEFTFCVIRNHPISEGFLVSGMLIALVMPPYIPVWQVALATIFAVVIGKEVFGGTGMNVLNVALTARAFLYFAYPAQISGDKVWTYLGDKAAVDGFSGATALSVAFQAGQNGEAVTSAFANHNSAIGDNLFSVANMFLGLIPGSIGETSVLMILIGAAILVGTGVGSWKIIVSGFAGTFIMGLIMNAFAVNEYMAMPAYYHLLMGGVAFGIVFMATDPVSAAQTERGKWVYGLLIGFLTVIIRVTNPAYPEGIMLAVLLMNVFAPLIDYYVVKANKKRRLQRATV
- the nqrC gene encoding NADH:ubiquinone reductase (Na(+)-transporting) subunit C, which codes for MQQSNTYIITFSVILTVVLGFLLSGTSQLLGPIQKEAVALDTKKQILGAVMDAEKIAAMKPNEIKEYYENTISSKVVNIKGEEVTEQEGAAVTAETVDVAKNYKKPADERLYPVYIYHEEGSEDKVVAYILPLYGAGLWDAIWGYLALKTDLNTIEGVTFAHAGETPGLGARITTGDVQGRYEGKKIYDESGELVAVEMQKGEGKDYSGDEHKVDGMSGATLTAKGVNNMFVNYLGAYESYLEKVKGNS
- a CDS encoding NADH:ubiquinone reductase (Na(+)-transporting) subunit D; the encoded protein is MSTETAEKTEVKKPAEALLSKRRKKLISDPLVDDNPITIQVLGICSALAVTTQMKPTLVMALSVIFVIVMSNLTISIMRNTIPTRVRIIVQLAVVATLVTLVNEILKAFAYDMYKELSVFVGLIITNCIVMGRLEAFAMGNKPYDSILDGFGSALGYSWIILAVAFFRELWGSGTVFGIPVFETISSWFGEDFSLATNGLMVSPVGAFIILGLIIWVQRTKTGYVEH
- the nqrE gene encoding NADH:ubiquinone reductase (Na(+)-transporting) subunit E, giving the protein MELFSLGIRSIFIDNMVFAYFLGMCSFLAVSKKVDTALGLGAAVIFVLTITVPLNWLLNEFVLKEGALSFLGESFATVDLTFLRFIMFIAIIAAMVQLVEMIVEKFAPALYGALGIFLPLIAVNCAILGGSLFMAQRDYTLAEATVYGFGSGIGWMLAIIALAAIREKLKYSNVPNGLKGLGITMLITGLMGIAFMSFMGIDL
- a CDS encoding DUF502 domain-containing protein, giving the protein MSFTSKRLLNYFLKGLLFVAPLALTIYIIFLIIQFLDNLLPVPIPGLGILIVFALITFIGYLANIFITRPVFDLVEKWLFKIPLVNILYTSIKDLMSAFVGDKKKFNTPVIVKLSENMSRLGFITQDDLSVIGEEALVAIYFPHSYNFSGNCFLVPKENVRILKGVNSTDVMKFIVSGGVSELNPPKI
- the trxA gene encoding thioredoxin; translated protein: MAKAIEITDANFEEIIKSDQPILVDFWAEWCGPCKMIGPVVEEIAGEYDGKAVVGKVDVDSNPAVASKFGIRSIPTLLFFKNGEVVDKQVGAVPKAVLSQKLEAQI
- the dnaE gene encoding DNA polymerase III subunit alpha, which translates into the protein MYIIFDTETTGLPRDYNAPITDLDNWPRLVQLAWQLHDEKGKLISNNNYIVKPEGFTIPYNAEKVHGISTDRALKEGHDLKEVLEIFHKDVEKATYLVGHNIGFDINVCGSEFLRADVPMQLMEKKELDTKDISTDFCAIPGGKGGKYKWPTLTELHQKLFGVGFDDAHDAAYDVDATAKCFFGLITQKVLAPEEGISPEEVIYEAPKLDAANFAAAKDSQKQAAQDVIKQARRADISDLVDVPFSHLHVHTQYSILQATSEIPAMVARAKEFNMPAIAMTDHGNMMAAFHFVKEAMANDIKPIVGCEFNICREHTNKSQKDDGFQAVLLAKNKAGYHNLAKLASFAYTQGFYYVPRIDKELLVQYKGDIIATTGGLWGEIPFLILNVGETQAEEAFVWWKEQFGDDFYVELNRHGVAEEEKVNEVLLRFAQKYNVKYFAANNTYYNTKNDAKAHDILLCVKDGEKVEKPKRYIGKKGREFRYGFPNEEFYIKTPEEMKKLFADLPEAIECTNEIVDKIEVYKLAREVLLPKFDIPERFQDPQDDIDGGKRGENAYLRHLTYEGAKKRYPEITDEIRERLNFELSIIANTGYPGYFLIVQDFTTAAREMGVSVGPGRGSAAGSAVAYCIGITNVDPIMYDLLFERFLNPDRVSLPDIDIDFDDHGRGKVIDYVIKKYGANQVAQIITYGTMAAKSAIRDTARALDLPLSDADRLAKLVPDIKLKALFGLASDRAKLSDKLKGNSENIDKAYELINISKGNDDLSKTINQAKILEGSVRNTGIHACGVIITPDDITNFVPVALAKDSDMYCTQFDNSVVESAGLLKMDFLGLKTLTLIKDAVKIVKERHNIDLDPENFPIDDMPTYELFQRGETVGIFQYESAGMQKYMRELKPTVFADLIAMNALYRPGPLEYIPSFIKRKHGLEPISYDLDDMEEYLKETYGITVYQEQVMLLSQKLAGFTKGEADVLRKAMGKKLKDVLDKMKPKFVNQAAEKGHDKSKLEKIWKDWEAFASYAFNKSHSTCYAWVAYQTAYLKAHYPAEYMASVLSNNMNDITQVTFFMEECKRMGIEVLGPDVNESKEGFTVNPEGQVRFGLAAIKGAGGAAVHSIIEERLENGHYKNIFDFTQRVNLRAVNKKTLESLAMAGGFDCFTEHHRRQYLEAPENDATLIEKAVKYAQKKAQEAESSQVSLFGGGSGMEVPMPSITSIEPFSQLQQLNIEKEVVGLYISGHPLDQFRVEFESFTNTPLAEFANTESLKAKGENVKAAGVVTSFAHRTTKNGNPFGTLTVEDYNGGHTFFFFGDDYIKYKEYFMTGWFLYITGSVQSKRWNPDEMEFKVGNIMLLNEVRSKMVKGLRVNINLDDLSLDLMEKLEAITTKYKGEAKLYINVTDMKEKIAVDLMSTKFTIDPSHEMIKELESIPEVVYKIL